From Acidothermus cellulolyticus 11B, a single genomic window includes:
- a CDS encoding glycerol-3-phosphate dehydrogenase/oxidase, with protein MTRAAQVRRQLTRTTLQHGIFDVLVVGGGIIGLSTAWHAARSGLRVALVEAGDFAGATSSASTKLVHGGLRYLAMGDLRLVYENHTERRALGDELAPHLVRPLPFLVPLYEGGPYGRVRVGAGMLVYSALSKFDDGPGKLLSARRAAQMVPALRLDGLRGCGLYYDHQMNDARVALMVAHAASECGAVLANYSAVTGFLVENGRMSGACVVDRLDGTEYAVAARAVVNATGPWVDHVRRLEDPDAAPSVQLSKGAHLVVRLHAPADGEAPPWRAALTVPLADGRVSFAIPWEDQLLLGTTDEPYDGDPAAVQCTDADEARILSEAGQAIDPAWLAKVEVRYRFAGLRVLPRSEQDTQHIRRETVISRGRYGLVSVAGGKWTTFRRIGLDVLRQIAETLGGTAIDDHRMMLPGAAHPDAVARILRAAHPELPADVVAHLAGHYGTYAHEISRILTADPRLAERIHPDGPDIWAQVAYAVTDEWACTVDDILRRRTTVEVRGLATPEVHAEVERWLQRTGVNPMSRWLARWTRPWPSGRKAVRSAVRRVS; from the coding sequence GTGACACGTGCAGCGCAGGTTCGCCGGCAGCTCACCCGTACGACGCTTCAGCACGGCATCTTCGACGTCCTCGTCGTCGGCGGCGGGATCATCGGCCTCTCCACGGCGTGGCACGCCGCGCGCTCCGGCCTGCGGGTCGCGTTGGTGGAGGCAGGCGACTTCGCCGGCGCCACGTCAAGTGCGTCGACGAAATTGGTGCACGGCGGGCTGCGCTATTTGGCGATGGGTGACCTGCGGTTGGTGTACGAGAACCACACCGAACGCCGGGCGCTGGGGGATGAGCTGGCGCCGCATTTGGTGCGGCCATTGCCGTTTCTGGTGCCGCTTTATGAGGGCGGCCCGTACGGCAGGGTCCGCGTCGGGGCGGGGATGCTCGTCTACTCCGCATTATCGAAATTCGACGACGGTCCCGGGAAATTGTTGTCCGCGCGTCGTGCCGCCCAGATGGTTCCGGCGCTGCGGCTCGACGGTCTGCGCGGTTGCGGCCTGTACTACGACCACCAGATGAACGATGCACGAGTTGCGTTGATGGTCGCGCACGCCGCGTCCGAATGCGGCGCGGTGCTCGCCAATTACTCGGCTGTCACCGGGTTTCTGGTGGAGAACGGACGAATGTCCGGTGCCTGCGTGGTGGATCGGCTCGACGGCACCGAGTACGCCGTCGCAGCGCGGGCCGTGGTCAACGCAACCGGACCGTGGGTGGATCACGTACGCCGACTGGAAGACCCGGACGCGGCGCCGTCCGTGCAATTGTCGAAAGGCGCACACCTCGTCGTCCGGCTGCACGCGCCGGCTGACGGGGAAGCGCCGCCGTGGCGGGCTGCGCTCACCGTGCCGCTCGCCGACGGCCGGGTCTCGTTCGCGATTCCGTGGGAAGACCAGCTGCTGCTCGGCACCACGGACGAGCCGTACGACGGGGATCCTGCGGCTGTGCAGTGCACGGACGCCGACGAAGCGCGCATTCTCTCCGAGGCAGGTCAGGCGATTGACCCCGCCTGGTTAGCAAAGGTGGAGGTGCGGTATCGGTTCGCCGGTCTTCGGGTGCTGCCGCGGAGTGAGCAAGACACCCAGCACATTCGCCGGGAGACGGTCATCAGCCGCGGGCGATACGGACTGGTCAGTGTGGCCGGCGGCAAGTGGACGACGTTCCGCCGTATCGGTCTCGACGTGCTGCGCCAGATAGCCGAGACGCTAGGCGGAACGGCCATCGATGACCATCGGATGATGCTTCCCGGTGCGGCGCATCCGGATGCGGTGGCCAGAATCCTCCGCGCCGCGCATCCCGAACTGCCGGCGGATGTCGTCGCGCATCTCGCCGGCCATTACGGCACGTACGCCCATGAGATCAGCCGGATTCTGACCGCGGATCCGCGGTTGGCGGAGCGGATTCATCCCGACGGTCCCGATATTTGGGCGCAAGTCGCGTACGCCGTGACCGACGAGTGGGCGTGCACGGTCGACGATATTCTGCGCCGGCGTACCACGGTCGAGGTGCGCGGCCTGGCCACCCCGGAGGTACACGCTGAGGTCGAACGCTGGCTGCAGCGGACGGGGGTTAACCCGATGAGCCGCTGGCTCGCCCGGTGGACGAGGCCGTGGCCGTCGGGCCGAAAGGCGGTACGCAGCGCGGTCCGGCGGGTCAGTTAG
- a CDS encoding carbon-nitrogen family hydrolase: protein MRITILQLEVSDHEPWPDRVDRVVDLVASCRDADLVVLPELWVPGAFASRFFAEVATELPGPIIPRLGAVAKELGAFIMAGTFIERADPATDRIGYNTAVLLNPDGAIAHTYRKVHLFGFHEGEARMLAAGNDVTTCRLEGGRMTETATYGTSTCYDLRFPELYRILVDQGCDLLVIPSGWPAQRLEHWRVLTRARAIENQLFVVACNETGHQQGVELAGHSVVVDPWGQVVAEAGAGEEILTVDIDLGEVPRIRRDFPVLPDRRFRCVPAN, encoded by the coding sequence ATGCGGATCACCATCCTGCAACTTGAGGTCAGCGACCACGAGCCGTGGCCGGATCGCGTCGATCGGGTCGTTGACCTCGTCGCGAGCTGCCGGGACGCCGACCTTGTCGTGCTGCCGGAATTGTGGGTTCCCGGCGCGTTCGCCAGCCGTTTCTTCGCCGAGGTCGCCACGGAATTGCCTGGTCCGATTATTCCGCGGCTCGGCGCGGTCGCAAAGGAGCTTGGCGCGTTCATCATGGCCGGAACGTTCATCGAACGCGCCGATCCGGCAACAGACCGCATCGGCTACAACACCGCCGTGCTCCTCAATCCGGACGGCGCCATTGCCCACACGTACCGCAAGGTTCACCTTTTCGGTTTCCACGAGGGCGAGGCGCGGATGCTCGCCGCCGGCAATGACGTCACCACGTGCCGGCTCGAGGGCGGCCGGATGACCGAGACGGCAACCTATGGCACGAGCACGTGCTACGACTTGCGGTTTCCTGAGCTGTACCGGATTCTGGTCGACCAGGGCTGCGACCTGCTCGTGATACCGAGCGGCTGGCCGGCGCAACGGTTGGAACATTGGCGGGTGCTCACCCGCGCCCGCGCTATTGAAAATCAGCTTTTCGTCGTGGCCTGCAACGAAACCGGGCATCAGCAGGGTGTTGAGCTCGCCGGGCACAGCGTGGTCGTCGATCCGTGGGGACAGGTCGTTGCGGAAGCCGGCGCCGGTGAGGAGATTCTCACCGTCGACATCGACCTCGGCGAGGTACCGCGGATCCGTCGTGATTTCCCGGTCTTGCCCGATCGCCGATTCCGCTGCGTACCCGCTAACTGA
- a CDS encoding dihydrolipoamide acetyltransferase family protein, whose amino-acid sequence MIDIRYFRLPDVGEGLTEAEITRWHVRPGDRVGQNQVIAEIETAKALVELPSPFAGIVAEILVAEGTTVPVGTPIIGIDVAAAQSGAHPGVRETPNANDEADSAAMPRESAVIAATGSGTVPATGSGTAAATEKSTAMAPEKSSDMPDASGGTERTAVLVGYGPRTEGTPHRRRRRVGKPERPAEPVQAVAAAFHSQQPEHIAVPAIDTVEETADEPPPRAVTTSPVSTARDRSVLTEPILAKPPVRKLARDLHVDLRGVQGSGPGGVITREDVEAAARTTATAARTTAGATLGESLAAAATAPDATRPPIMRGEERIPVRGVRRETAAAMVRSAFTIPHVTEFVTIDVTPSMETLDRLRNRPEFAGIKLSPLTLTAKAVLLALRRYPLVNSYWDDASDEIVVRHYVNLGIATATPRGLVVPNIKDADRLSLIDLARAINELAATAREGRTPLAQLRNGTFTITNVGVFGVDTGTPIINPGEAAILALGTVRRAPWLYHDAVQPRWVTTLGLSFDHRIIDGDLGSRFLRDVAAFLEDPGAALLAAV is encoded by the coding sequence GTGATCGATATTCGATACTTCCGGCTTCCCGATGTGGGAGAAGGTCTGACAGAGGCGGAAATCACCCGCTGGCACGTACGTCCAGGCGACCGTGTCGGCCAGAATCAGGTCATCGCCGAAATCGAAACCGCCAAGGCTCTCGTCGAGTTGCCGAGCCCGTTTGCGGGAATCGTTGCGGAGATTCTCGTCGCCGAGGGAACGACGGTTCCGGTCGGCACGCCCATCATCGGCATCGACGTCGCCGCGGCGCAGTCCGGAGCGCACCCGGGAGTGCGCGAAACACCGAATGCCAACGACGAAGCCGATTCGGCGGCCATGCCGCGGGAATCTGCGGTGATTGCGGCGACGGGATCCGGAACCGTTCCGGCGACGGGATCTGGAACCGCCGCAGCGACGGAAAAATCGACTGCCATGGCACCGGAAAAATCCAGCGACATGCCAGATGCATCGGGCGGCACCGAACGAACAGCCGTTCTCGTTGGTTACGGACCGCGAACCGAAGGAACCCCACACCGCCGCCGTCGGCGGGTCGGTAAGCCGGAACGGCCGGCGGAACCGGTACAGGCGGTCGCGGCCGCATTTCACAGTCAGCAGCCGGAGCACATCGCTGTTCCCGCCATCGACACCGTGGAGGAGACCGCAGACGAACCGCCGCCGCGGGCGGTGACGACGTCCCCCGTCTCGACCGCGCGTGACCGCAGCGTGCTCACCGAGCCGATATTGGCGAAACCGCCGGTGCGCAAGCTGGCGCGCGACCTGCACGTCGATCTGCGCGGCGTCCAGGGCAGCGGGCCGGGCGGGGTCATCACCCGCGAGGACGTCGAAGCAGCCGCACGAACCACCGCAACGGCCGCGCGAACCACCGCAGGGGCCACACTGGGAGAATCGCTGGCGGCTGCCGCGACCGCGCCGGACGCGACGCGGCCGCCGATAATGCGCGGCGAGGAGCGCATTCCGGTGCGCGGTGTCCGCCGGGAAACCGCCGCAGCGATGGTCCGCAGCGCCTTTACGATTCCGCACGTCACGGAATTCGTGACCATAGACGTCACGCCGTCGATGGAGACGCTGGACCGGTTGCGGAATCGGCCGGAATTTGCCGGCATCAAATTGTCACCGCTGACACTTACCGCGAAGGCGGTTCTCCTCGCCCTGCGTCGGTACCCGCTCGTGAATTCCTACTGGGACGACGCTTCCGACGAAATCGTCGTGCGGCATTACGTGAACCTTGGTATCGCGACCGCTACGCCCCGCGGCCTCGTCGTCCCCAATATCAAGGACGCCGACCGGCTCTCTCTCATCGACCTGGCCCGGGCCATCAACGAGCTGGCGGCTACCGCCCGGGAAGGGCGTACCCCTCTCGCACAGCTCCGCAACGGAACCTTCACGATAACGAATGTGGGCGTCTTCGGCGTTGATACCGGGACACCCATCATCAACCCCGGCGAAGCGGCGATTCTCGCGCTCGGTACGGTTCGGCGTGCTCCGTGGCTGTATCACGATGCGGTTCAGCCGCGTTGGGTGACGACACTCGGCCTGTCCTTTGACCATCGCATCATCGACGGTGACCTCGGATCCCGTTTCCTGCGGGACGTCGCGGCGTTCCTCGAGGACCCAGGAGCCGCACTGCTCGCAGCCGTGTAG